The DNA region cttCTTTAGGCAGAAGGGAAATATCTTTATCGACATGCCTCTGCATTTACAGATCGCAGAAAAATGTTACAGCGGAATGGACTCGCAGTGGTTAGGTCACACGCAGTATTAAATCATAGcaacagtgtgtgtttgtgtgtgttttgcacAACATTAAGGCTTTGGCTGGTTCTTTAGTCTGCTTCCTCTTCAGATTCCTCTTCTTCAGCAGTCTCCAGCCAGGTAAGCCACTGGTTCACCTGCAAAATACAGAGGGAAGAGTCACTAACCAGCTAAACCCAACATGTGGACTGACAGAACGGTGATAGAAGCCACAAAAtactagtaggctaaggctacatacacgcttgagataagtctttggaaaaggcaagatcacagaccaattttaccccattccatgtagtatgagagccatacctacacagtctattctatggaactgaactccccatcagacagaaatcttggcaagatactgcacacacagatgctgtacacatgcaacagatcagtatctgcaaaagatccgttcctgcaaaatgcattcatagtctatgaactGCAGATCCTTGTGTTAACAGACATTCTTCAGCAGATCAGATCCacaaggatggatcttcagatccgcAGATAAaatgtctgatatctgcagagcctcatacacaccttgtttgacagACTAtgacctggtgcacaccaaaaacgctagcagatccgcaaaatgctagcagattttgaaacatttttctgtagcgtttcagctagcattttgcggttttgtgaagagtttttggtgtagtagatttcatgtattgttacagtaaagctgttactgaaaagctactgtaacaaaaacgcctggcaactgctctgaagtgccgtttttcagagcggtttgcgtttttcctatacttaacattgaggcagaaacgcatccgcaatccaaaatctgcagcagcccgggagtatgtgtttctgcaaaacgcctcccgctctggtgtgcaccagcccattgaaatacattaccctagcgcagaggtctcaaactcgcgggccatttgcggccctcgatacaatattttgtggccctcgtctgcaaaagcttccttatagttcacttcagtgcacccaagtaatccaccgcatctgcgccgctaaacgagggctgcagagcccccaaatcgcccggggagcaatccgccggcatttcctggaaggggcagagctttcagcttcagctctgcccctcctgacgtcaatcgctacacggatcgccgcctctccccgcccctctctgtgaaggaagagtgagaggggcgggcagaggcggcgaagcgccgcgattgtgaaattccttatgcggcccagcctcatcctgactttgcctcctgcggccccccaggtaaattgagtttctttctcagtccatcctaaacactggcatggatctgaccCTCTGGGCCTGGAGTTGACACATGTGGTAtagtgcctttctcctgtcggacacaAAGTgctcaaaagctgcagccactgggatgcgctcaaagggcccccctgcagtgtTAGTAagcagttcaaggcaagactcccgagGTAGTTACTgagcctagccaggattcaaacccagcgctcaaatgtaatttttttcccctgcaagGATTAGTGTAAACCTTTTCCAACTCTAGACACACTAGACTGTGGCAAGACACACTAGactgtggcaggggcatgactgAACCCTAATAAGCGACACAGATTATTTATGTAGTGTCAAcatcttccatggtgctgtacaagacAACTACTGGGGAGCATGGATACATAAAAGATTCAAAACTGTacaaatcaggacatccagcaatacaaatacatagatagttgatgtgtggtttgagatatcACCAATACTGGCTCAtggtcatatgataaattacagcacaaCACTAGGAGGTGGTGCCTGCCCTTGcaaacttacaatctagagagtagTGAGTTGGAGACATTAGGAAGAGAGAATGGTTAGCAaaatgaggcagtgagcctccaaTGTTACCAATAgccaattataggcttgtctgaacaggtgttaaCAGCGTTTGAAGGTACCCAGGCTCGGATCATGACAAGCTGTGGAAGAGCATTCCAAAGGAAAGGTGATGCTTgtgaaaagtcctggaagcagGAGTGAGAGGTGTTGGCAAGAGGGTTTACTGGGAGGAGTGAAGGTACTGGAAAGGATGGTATCAGCGATTAGTGAAGAAATGTATAGAGGGGATAGCCGATGTAGAGATTTGTATGGTAGGGTTCAGCGTTGTAACTGGATCCTTTGAGTGATTGGCAgacaggggcagcatcagagaagAGGAAAAAGAGGCGGAGACGACAAgaagagttcagtagggactggaggTGCCAGGCTGGTTCTTGGTAAACCAGGAGTagggtgtaatgctgggaatagtgATGAGCGAATTGAGCGGGCAAAAAACGGGCACAGAATCtaccagtgtattcccagcatgatagTAGTCAGGGTGGAATATCTTTATAGAGCATATACAATggaatctctttatagtaaactgCAGTGGACCAGGAAAAGAAGGTTACTATACCAGTACtgatcatacattgtatatttatacagacgcatttGTTGGGACCTGACTGACCTTACTAAATCCAGAGGTTTCCTATATTGGCGTTTACGATACTGAGAATCTActgtacaagtatttttcatagcCTGTGACAAAGTGACATTTGTACAcaaaatcagaattaaaaattacctggaataaagcttTTCCTTTCCCTGGAAACTCCTGTGTAATATCTTCTTTCCATGCCAAGAAAGCTTCTTCCTCTATTATCTCCATGTCATAGAAATGGACAAAGAAGCgcaacaacatgcctgcaggagaTAAAGCAGAGTTGAGTTTCACAGCAGGTATCACAccgccagccagcacagaggccgaACAAAGGCAGCAGGGTTGCTGAACCAGCAGAGGCCACACACAGGAAGTGGCATGCTCACCTTTAGGGAAGTTTTTACTGTAGCAGTGCACCTGGAGTGCGTACAAGGCGCTGACTTGCAGATCAACGTGATCATGGAGGAACTTCTGCATGACTGGCTTGAAGGAAAGCAACAGCTGCTTCTCCTGCTCCAGCTGCTCTTTAGATGGCGCCGATGACTGCTCAGCATCTTCCGTTGGGCAAACTTCATTAGAAATATACTGTAAaaagctgcaaggcaagagttgaTCACTAAACAAccagtttaaaatacatttaaaaacagaACTACAAAGAACAAAATGTGTAAAACCAATTGCCATCCCTTCTGACAGCACAGTCATGAAACTAATCTGCACTTATCTATGAAGCACTCTAAAAGGCACAAAGGACCATCATTCGGAGATATCAGGACTAGattccttaggccccgttcatatCACGGAACGCAGGCATGTTCCGTTCAGAACACAACACACAGGAACGCTTGTCATGTGCgtctgtgcgttgcgtggctgatcccattcactgaaagtgaatgggacagtcgCTCGTTTTGCTAGGaaacgcgtgcagcatgcgttcccggacagcacaggtctggaacgcatgcagtgtgaacatcagacagtgcactctatgcactgtctgatgtcgtgcgtgtcggcctcccgcaacgcggacgggaacgcgtgcaatgtgaaaggggccttaaccactttatccactacTACAGTATAGCTACgcattgtagcagaagcagtgctgtgcaggattgagcttgctcctgtgcacatttctggcactatctgatgcagctctaattggtgaacgggaatatatgtttcctgagctaaggagattgatttttactattaaaattttattttctcagttcatagtgaaaaatactctgtagcatGATTTCAGAATCAATTATCTTCACCataaaattgtgacaggaacagaatttaagttttgtgataagctgtAAGAATTGCCAAACAAGgtgtttatctacagtagcacttttatttttaaactggaattggtaaaactgagaaatgtttttatttttacacttgttttaacattaaaattcataaaaaacaattgtttgagggggaaaaaaagggcatacaatgaaagcctagtttgtcttgaaaagaaACAATGTATTTCatttgtgtcataagtagggataaagtgatttctgattaaataaggacatggctaaaaactgtcaaaactgctctggggcAAAAatgaatacctggggcttcctcccaacttcctccagactgaaaacctccagtcagggccagttggcCCCGCACTCCCGGGAAAGCAGAGCATGCGCAGGACGCCCCAGAGGACCTCAAAGTATAGgacagtggaaaactgctctgaaaagcactagatctgaatggttttccaggcgtttttgttacagaagctgttcagtaacagctttactgtaacaatatatgacatctgctacacaacacTCCAAaacaacgctaggcatgtttagaaaatctctaaacatgcctagagtggctctaaaaaaacaaagcttcaAGCTTGAGTATGCGGATCCGCTaatgttttttggtgtgcactggccctaagtgACAcagccccttctgctgacctgaactctagcaagggacagaaggagaacagagagaaatgcatcctgtacgtattgagagtttagcctgtctgaagcCCCCTTCATGAAGACACACCCTGTGACCAAAAATAAGTCAAATTTTAAGGAAGAGGAAACCCTAAACCGGGTATTTACTGTGCAGTTTGTGTCAAACAGCAACTACAATACACTGAACCAAAAGACTAAAATGCCCGCTGTGGAGGAAGATTTCAAAAGAGGCCACTAGAGAGGCACTCAGGCTCCTCGCTTAGACAGTCTGCCATGATTAAACCAATTTTTGGCCACAAaagaggaaaggggggggagagaataataaaaaaaaaaaagttcatttctCCCAGATAATGCATTATACATTTTTTGCTTATGGCCTATTACAGTAAAAACCTGAAAGAACTGACAGAATtcagactaatccatctcctcgtgggagaTTGCTGGGATTTTAAAAAAGTACTTATCGAATGCCATTTGCTTAATCCAATTGCCaacatagtgtgcaaatgagtaataAGTAGGGAAGATGGTAAACATTTTGTATACAAATAAAGGAGATacttaggttttggactagatctccacttgggcattctgtcagattgactatgaggggaggggggggggggggggaagtaatttacagtgcattttactctgggagacccTTATAAGTATGCATACAAATATTTtacatagttgtcctttaagtagacCATTTGTAGCCTACTGGAGGCCTCCTGAGGCAAACCTATTTGAGCCACCCTTACCTGGTCACCAAAATATTCACAAATCCTTTATCTACATGAAGTTTAGGAGAGATGTTATCCTTAATCCACTTGTAGATGGTCTGTGGAGAAGGATCCATCTCTATCTGTTTCAGTAACTCTTTCTCCAGTTTCATAAGCGGAAACAAGAAGCTCAGGCCTTTCCCTTCCAGAATCTCCAACATGCGATCCTTGTTCTGGTCTATttctagagggaggggggagaaaggtCAGGCGGTTAGTCACGTCCCATGCGGCAGATAGTGGAGCTCTCTGGGTAGTCGGAGCTGGGCCTCACCTGGTAACATCTTCTGCATGTTGACTTTGCTCTGCTGGAAGAGATCGGTCAGCCACTCCCGGTCTTTCAGCTTAGCCAGCTGCTGGAGGCAGAGCAGGAACAGCGGGAACTGTGTGCCGTTCTCCAGGGGCTGAGCCAGCTCAGAAACACTCACCAGCTCAGCGATTATGGCACGGGCTGCAAATTGTGCCAGGTAGGATTTCACCAGCGGTATGTCTACCTCCAATTTTGGGCACTGATCCAGCACATTCAAGAAAGCCTAGAaatcccaaagaaaaaaaaaaaaagtcaaacctAGCATAAATGTTTTTGATTTTAGCTTTAGGATTTGTCTTTTTTCCAgtgtgaaaataattttttttttgcatttccaaGAAAGTGTAGGAATCATGGCTTCATCAGGGGACTCCTGTATGACtcatttaaccattttagccttttgaaCGTATCAACTACATCCAAAAGACTGCTGCCACCTACTCCCGTGGCGCTGCCAGTTATCCCGAAGATcaatgatctaagtccccgttagaaagagactgcttctctgagaagccgccatcttttttttttttttttttgttcagaaaaagtttgactgaggccatcttgtggacaaattgtaaacctatttttttttaaccactgcaccccaaaggcgtttttaccctaatggacaagagcgattttaacctttcagtgctcatccctttcatttgccaatagcttaatcactactaattacaatgaaatgatctagatcttgtttttaccATCAATTGGGCTTTCTAGGGGTTGATATTGGTTTTCAGTAGtgactttctatgcattttatttctccaatttcatcctatagttttaatataaacactgctactgtgcataaaacccacacattttatctgcttatttgttctggttatcacaaaattttaattatgtccctagtacaaagtatggtgacatagTATAGTGACTTatgaaacgtcctggagccattaagaggctctagctggactttataagtcagcttgtcattaagtggttaaaatacacaataaattacatttaaaaactaaccatttacctctcactcccaaaaatatccaaataaaaatttgtacacacacactaaaaaaaaaacaaatggttacctaagggtctgaactttaatatgcatgtcaagagattcCCATttcttaaaattataagcttgtaaattgtggtggccgcaaaacggaaaaaaaaaaaatgcacatttccaaataacatatttgcgctatacattgtgatagggagataatttaaatggtgttataaccgggacaaataaaatacggggattttaattatggtaccaTGAATTGttctaaagcagtggtcctcaaactaaggcccgcaggccgaatgtggccccctgaggctttaccgcccccccacacacaaaatgtattacttctagatgcggtcagctacatctttaaatattggtggtccgcatatagaatagcagtgctggcaccacccatccacctagaagccagaaagcagtaatacgCTGGTTTTCAGTCAAATCCCACATCAGGTGAAACTGCTGCCACTGCAGGTTTGTCacctggatatgtttcactgtctgCCCCGCAAAGCCTTCTACACTATTTTAtgaatactccggccccccagcagtctgaagtatgttgacccggccctcgacccaaaacgtttggggacccctgttctaaagctataatggccgaaaaactgagaaaatgatttttttcaaattttcttaatattccctttaaaatgcatttagagaaaaataattcttagcaaaaatgtaccacccaaagaaagcctaattggtggcggaaaaaacaagatctagatcaattcattgcaataagtagtgatagttattggcaaattggtggtgaaaattgctcagatgcataaggtgaaaaaacactgaaggctgaagtggttaaacatgaacctgagatggttcactggcccctattcatacttacctggggcttcctaagcgccatgagcactgtggcctccctcgccatccttgTTGCTCAGCCACTGTGGACATCAGAGCAGgaaggaaagcctcaataggatcctgaggattCCCTCTCTAGGCAAGTATCTGGTTTTGTACCCGTACGCTTTACTTATCCTACATTGTATGTACACTAGTGTAAAAACAATGCAACTGCTTACCTGCATGAAGTTGTCACTTGTAGCCACGCCCTCTTGCCGCAATATCCCGATTAGTGCACTGGCACGCTCCTTGTCCTCGTCAGAGCGGTCTAGTGACTGGAGGATGATCCTGCTGATCATTTCCGGGATGAAGTGTTTAGGAGCCCTCATTTCCTTGACGCTGTTTATGGCATCTGCCGCATTCCCGTTATTCAAGTAGTCCGTCACAAATACTTCCTGAAAGTCAACAATTTTGTCAAGAGGTGTGAGCTAGCTGTAAAAGTCTTGCCAGCAGCATGCAGCAAATTacatgactaaaaaaaaaaaaaaaaaaaaaaaaaaaaaaaaaaaaaatttctggggacttTATTCTGCTTCATGGGAGTGAGGCGCCCTCCCACTAATAGAAAGCATACAGAAGTGTTAAgtagcagtcacatgaccagggGAGCACACTGTCCCTGGAAAGCAATACAGCTGCAGTATTTTGCAAACATGGAGACTGTCAAAGATTGAATGGCAATCCAGCAGTGGTCATGTGACATAACAGAACCTTGGATTGTACCCTATTGCAGTGGTCTTGTGACATAACCGAAGCCAGGGTTGACTTTCGATCTTATTGACCACCCCTAACTATACAATGCATTTCATTATTCTTCTACAGAGATGCTcttagggctttttcacactatgaacctttttgtgtatatttttaagtgctggcgatttctgaaatgaccctaaaagcgcttgtgcaacaaTTTCCTATGACTGTGTTCACATGTGCGCGTTGCGATTGCATtccgctcaccaaagcactgcctgtaccattttctgggcaatttggctataatggaaggtatagggaaaccgcaaagtgcttgaaaaagcaatttcccgagcgcttatatgaataaaatacatttattcatttccaggtggaaaacaaaaacaactctgcaaaagcacttagaaagcgTAGGgaaaggagataaaaaaaaatcaatcactaGCAGAACAGTTTCCCAGCTCCGTCCTTAAAGTACGCCAGCGTGTTGTAGAAAAATTGCACAGTCACATGATTATTAATTGCTGCATCAGAGTAGAGTCCCTTTGGATTTTCACAAAAAACATgctgttttcaactgagaactcatgttaatcaatgggctaggtcacacttgaatgcagatttcatgaaaaaaaaaaaaaaaaaaaaacacacttttttctgtacacaaacacacagtgTGCAGAAAAACCCACAAACAAAGATGTGCGAGCCCTGCCTGAATGCATCTAAGTGAGATGAGGTGAAGGCAAAGGTCTCTGAACACCAGCCTGCTTAGGTTGACCATTTGCTACTCCAGAAATATTCAGTTTAACAAGCCACTTACAGTAAGCTTTAGTAGTTCTTCCTTTGACGGGGGAGGTTTCTTCACGCTCTTGGCAGGCTTCTCTTGGATGGGAGGTGGATTGGTTTTCAGGCCCAGCTGTGGTGTCTACAGGAAAAACTCAAGGTCAGCAACCAACAACGAGCACAGGAGGGGGGCTAAGAGGAAGTTATGTAATGAAATGCAAGACACTCCATACAAATTTCAATCAGCTTggaatcaggccaatcaaaaatcagGAATTGCACCCGAGCAATGCCAAGCTTCATACAAGTTCCTTGCATCTCATTGGTAATCACGGCTGCTCACCTGTCCCATGGGTGGAGTCTGGGTCCGAGGCGGCATCATGCTCATCTGAGGCTGAAGCTTTGGCACTTGGGTCTTATTCATTAGGAAAGACTGGGCAGGTCTCAGGCTAATCTGTATAAAAGAGAAGTGAGAGATTTGCGTCCAACTTTATAGAGATCCAAATCACTCAGGCAGGGGCAGCAGAATATTAAAGCCCTCAGATCTCATAATCTTGCTCAGTGGACGCTGGTCACTCTGAAGAATGGGAGACAGTGGTGAAGATTGGGGTGAGTGAGGGGGAGAAGATGAAGAGCAGAAAGAAGTGAAGGGAGAAAGGAGCTTCCAGCAACATGTCCTCGTAATAACGCGTCTTTTCTTAATCATCGGGCATCAAAGAGGAGGAGCCTCTTCACCTAGCGGTACATACCTCATCTGCATTAAGCTGGCCTTTCTTAATAAACCGAGGCGGCATATCCTTCGACTGCCCTTGTTGCGATAAGAGCCCTTGATTCTGGTACAACTGCCCTTGTCCCTGTGGGCAGAGAAACCAGTTTCATTCAATTTgtatttgtaaagtgctgcagaacactACTGCGATttatatagagtacatagtcatgtcactgtcctaagaagagcttacaatctaatccttaacAGTAATAGACCTATAATTCCAATGAAAGTCAGATAAGTTATCTGTAATAgcactttttccccccaaaacAATACCATCACCCAGCCTCCATACAACAACCTACATTTGTACTGCAAAAATAATCTTATAGTTTGAGAcattcacttttttttaataaaaaagtaaaaaaaaaaaaaaaaaaaaaaaaaaaaaaaaaaggttcacccAGGCTCACTCAGCCTTTGCGATGTTGTAGGGCAGGGCTTTTCAAATTGTACCACTTGTACTGTCTGAAAATGTTCAAGCACCACCGGTGTGCATGTGCAATATATTGGACCAGATCAGGTTTGGCTGTGtccgttaaagagagtctgacgtgagaataaatctcgcttcagacctcatagatagcaggggcatgtgtgcccctgctaaaccgccgctacctTGCAGCTtaccgggggtcccttcacccccaaacccaccccgtacagagcggaatctcttccgcattgaggcagggctaaccgccgcagccctgcctcccacacgtctgtcagacgcgtacctccgcctctcccccgcccctgtcttccttcactgagaggggcgggggagaggcggcgatgcgcgtctgatagaagcgactggaggcagggctgcagcagttagccctgcctcatttcaactttgcgaccaagtcttgcgggggtgggtttgggggtgattggacccccgtttagcggcgcacacatgcccctgctaactatgagctctgaagcgagaattattctcgcttcagagtctctttaaagcctgagcggagagccgctactgcgcacacaatgacaaggagatctttgggggGTCCCGGCGCTGGATCCACTCTGAGGAGGAAACCTCTTTTACGATTCAGAGCCTCCTgaagtaagtaccccccagggcacTATTTTGAGACAGCTGGACAGTGATTCACCACAGTTTgctccccagaaccccccccccccattcctcacTGTGTTGCCCTGTGGagtagttcagacctcagatcaacgAAAACCTGGCCGCAGCGAAAAGATAGCAAGGTGAACGGTTCACAGTGACGGCgcatatacttcaaatacaggacatGCGCAGTGATGTAACTTCCTGTTTATGCGCAGTCACTGCATTgttcgcctggctgtctcttcaccgctggtctgaagtatgctgcagggcagcacagtgaggagCGAGTAAAGGGGAGAcaaaaactttgtggaggcaggatggGACAATGACAAGTGGCAGgtgggcaataaagtggcaggcaaacctgctgtgtaccacctggccaacagcaaagtaccaccaatggtacgcgtaccacaggttgaaaagctctGTTGCAGGGGGAGTGAACTTGACTTTAAGTGGAAATAGGACAAGCCTGCTTTCTGTGGGAAGGCTAAAATTCTAAagctttttaaacgtttaatacttTCTGAAATAGTTTTATACAGGTATTTTCTCGCCAGATACATGTCGCCTGACTGGGATGGGGGAcccgatccctcaggtgacatgGCTGGGCCAACAGCTGTCACACGGCAGGTGGGGGAGAACAAAGCTATCAGCCGTCGCTCAGCCAAACCGCAGTTAGGTGTACTGTACAGATGCTGGATTACCAGCAGAGGCTGGTGTTATCGGCAGTTTCAGCCAAGCTTAGTGTGTACGGGGCTTAAACACAAATTGTTTCCACAGCCTCAGCTTGGAGCAAATCGCACGTATACAAGCGCGATAGTTGCGGCCTGCAGAGATCAACTCCCGATCAGTCGACAGTTTTGGGGTCAAGTTTTAAACAGACACCTCACACCGCTACACCTGATCTGTAATTTGACAACTGTTCCCTAGGATGTTTCCTACTGGGTCCTCTGAACTAAACGCCATGAAGGCTCCCAAGCTGAAAATCCAAGATGGCAGCCAGTCTTCCCTGGTactcagattttaggcctctttttcacggactgttaggcagtgaaatgcctcaaaCCCTCACAACAGctcgctgctgcccggtaacggcTCGCTGagcacagct from Hyperolius riggenbachi isolate aHypRig1 chromosome 11, aHypRig1.pri, whole genome shotgun sequence includes:
- the EIF4G2 gene encoding eukaryotic translation initiation factor 4 gamma 2, whose protein sequence is MQRTLGEVESSGCAPKSHANPTERKRCEYLGKTPGPGVPRWIPSRSTRRDVNSTNNSANNTALPSQSEKERHDAIFRKVRGILNKLAPEKFDKLCLELLNVGVESKLILKGIILLIVDKALEEPKYSSLYAQLCLRLAEDAPNFDGPGQEGQPGQKQSTTFRRLLISKLQDEFENRSRNVEVYDKRDSPLLPEEEEQRAIAKIKMLGNIKFIGELGKLDLIHESILHKCIKTLLEKKKRVQLEDMGEDLECLCQIMRTVGPRLDHEKAKSLMDQYFARMRALKTNKDLPARIRFLLQDTVELRENGWVARKAFIDNGPKTINQIRQDAVKDLGVFIPPSMAQGMRTDFFLEGPFMPPRMKLDRDPLGGLADMFRQMPGSGIGTGPGVIQDRFSPTMGRHRSNQLFNGHGGHIIPPVQSQFDIGGKPFMKSQGQGQLYQNQGLLSQQGQSKDMPPRFIKKGQLNADEISLRPAQSFLMNKTQVPKLQPQMSMMPPRTQTPPMGQTPQLGLKTNPPPIQEKPAKSVKKPPPSKEELLKLTEVFVTDYLNNGNAADAINSVKEMRAPKHFIPEMISRIILQSLDRSDEDKERASALIGILRQEGVATSDNFMQAFLNVLDQCPKLEVDIPLVKSYLAQFAARAIIAELVSVSELAQPLENGTQFPLFLLCLQQLAKLKDREWLTDLFQQSKVNMQKMLPEIDQNKDRMLEILEGKGLSFLFPLMKLEKELLKQIEMDPSPQTIYKWIKDNISPKLHVDKGFVNILVTSFLQYISNEVCPTEDAEQSSAPSKEQLEQEKQLLLSFKPVMQKFLHDHVDLQVSALYALQVHCYSKNFPKGMLLRFFVHFYDMEIIEEEAFLAWKEDITQEFPGKGKALFQVNQWLTWLETAEEEESEEEAD